From Candidatus Manganitrophus morganii, the proteins below share one genomic window:
- a CDS encoding GAF domain-containing protein, whose amino-acid sequence MERRENEIAKKAEEFLRVFKKGEEFTQELLKENERLRYTVLKLEEERNGLVQLSNPVEVKALQEQLAKAEEERNRLINRFKEVEEENKGFASKYLEVEEENNNLANLYVASNQLHSTLDFEEVLRIIIEIMINLVGAERFVIMLLDEASGVLSTIASEGMEEGTIRKARIGEGVIGRAVQSGENFFESDLSVGSVEGEPRPIVCIPLKIKDQTLGVIVVFSLLEQKKKTLTHVDKELFTMLAGHAATAVFSAKLYSQSARKLSTIQGFIDLLSGREDSWGQNG is encoded by the coding sequence ATGGAGCGAAGAGAAAACGAGATCGCGAAAAAGGCTGAAGAGTTCTTGAGGGTATTCAAGAAGGGGGAGGAATTCACTCAAGAATTGCTCAAGGAGAACGAGCGGCTCCGATATACGGTCCTCAAGCTCGAAGAGGAAAGGAACGGGTTGGTCCAACTTTCCAATCCGGTCGAAGTAAAAGCGCTTCAGGAGCAGTTGGCCAAGGCTGAGGAAGAGCGCAACCGCCTCATCAACCGTTTTAAGGAGGTTGAAGAGGAAAATAAGGGCTTCGCTTCAAAGTATTTGGAAGTGGAAGAGGAAAACAACAACCTGGCCAACCTCTATGTCGCCAGCAATCAGCTCCACTCGACCCTCGACTTCGAAGAAGTGCTTCGAATCATCATCGAAATCATGATCAACCTGGTCGGGGCCGAGCGGTTTGTGATCATGTTGCTGGATGAAGCCTCTGGGGTTCTCTCTACCATCGCTTCCGAGGGGATGGAAGAGGGGACAATCCGCAAGGCCCGGATCGGCGAAGGGGTCATCGGCCGGGCGGTCCAGAGCGGCGAAAACTTCTTCGAAAGCGATTTAAGCGTGGGAAGTGTCGAAGGGGAACCTCGTCCGATTGTTTGCATCCCGCTGAAAATCAAAGATCAAACGCTCGGCGTCATCGTCGTTTTTTCGCTCCTGGAGCAAAAGAAAAAGACATTGACCCACGTCGACAAAGAGCTTTTCACTATGTTGGCGGGGCATGCCGCCACGGCGGTTTTCAGCGCCAAACTTTATTCGCAATCGGCCAGAAAGTTGTCAACGATTCAAGGTTTTATTGACTTGTTGAGCGGTCGAGAAGATTCCTGGGGGCAAAATGGCTGA
- the cheB gene encoding chemotaxis-specific protein-glutamate methyltransferase CheB has translation MEKGRLQQTPIKLLIVDDSPLFRQMINVILQKYPHLAVAGLVENGEKAMRLVVEKKPDVILLDLEMPHIDGFTFLRWLMAYYPTPVLVVSARSDGYTVFRALELGACDFYGKPEPNGTLLEQPDALISKIETLSKIPKESLSKKYSKLTRSKKRIEVSLQPPKQREGLSRLLAIGASTGGPPALVEIISNLPEDLPVSVVISQHMPPGFTKSFAERLNKLSRLQVSEVGGGEPLEAGRVYIAPGGYHLLFEKIGSRIHTCLKAKGEADRYAPSVDLMMISAAEFFKEAVFGVVLTGMGDDGKIGLTKVKERGGITLAESEETAVVFGMPREAIQAGVVDHVLPLYKIAAEITRYYRRLPK, from the coding sequence ATGGAGAAGGGAAGGCTTCAACAAACGCCGATCAAACTTCTGATCGTTGACGACTCGCCGTTGTTTAGACAAATGATCAATGTCATTCTTCAAAAGTATCCCCACCTGGCTGTTGCGGGATTGGTGGAAAACGGCGAAAAGGCGATGAGGCTTGTTGTCGAGAAAAAGCCTGATGTCATTCTCCTCGATCTGGAGATGCCTCATATCGACGGGTTTACCTTTCTCCGCTGGCTGATGGCCTATTATCCGACACCGGTGCTGGTCGTCTCAGCCCGATCCGACGGCTACACTGTTTTCAGGGCGCTGGAGCTGGGAGCGTGCGATTTCTATGGAAAACCGGAACCGAACGGAACGCTCCTGGAGCAACCGGATGCGCTCATCTCCAAAATCGAGACCCTTTCTAAAATTCCAAAGGAGAGCTTGTCAAAAAAGTATTCCAAGCTCACCCGTTCCAAAAAACGGATTGAAGTTTCTCTTCAGCCCCCCAAACAGAGAGAAGGCCTCTCCCGGCTCTTGGCGATCGGGGCATCGACGGGGGGGCCCCCCGCCCTGGTTGAAATCATCTCGAATCTCCCGGAGGATCTTCCCGTATCGGTCGTGATCTCTCAGCATATGCCACCGGGATTCACCAAATCTTTTGCGGAACGCCTGAACAAACTTTCCCGCTTGCAGGTCTCGGAGGTCGGCGGCGGGGAACCGCTGGAAGCAGGGCGGGTTTATATCGCCCCCGGGGGCTATCATCTTTTATTTGAAAAGATCGGCTCCCGGATTCATACCTGCCTGAAAGCGAAGGGAGAGGCCGATCGATACGCCCCCTCGGTCGATCTGATGATGATCTCCGCCGCAGAGTTCTTCAAGGAGGCGGTCTTTGGGGTGGTCCTGACCGGGATGGGAGATGATGGAAAGATCGGATTAACAAAAGTGAAGGAAAGGGGAGGAATCACGTTGGCGGAGTCGGAGGAGACGGCGGTTGTTTTTGGAATGCCGCGAGAGGCGATTCAAGCGGGGGTCGTCGATCACGTTTTGCCGTTGTATAAGATTGCGGCGGAGATCACGCGGTATTATCGGCGTCTTCCAAAATAG
- a CDS encoding protein-glutamate O-methyltransferase CheR — MNPCDQQIVLNDEVFRLLRDMIYEISGIYFSDDSKFIMESRLQQSVKRKQFDNFRDYYYFLKYDLKRDEELASLIDIITIHETYFFRENHQLQTFSQEIFPELAHMEEKTKQLKIWSAGCSTGEEPYTLSMLILESPLFHDWNVEIYASDISQNVLQSARRGIYQPTSFRSMDPYFQKKYFTKETAGFKINDRVKKNVTFLHLNLNDRERWILLPAVNAVFCRNVIIYFDMTVKKRVVEGFYGKLKEGGYLLLGHSESLMNLSTHYALKHFKNDLVYQKPFLAKNG, encoded by the coding sequence ATGAATCCCTGCGACCAGCAGATCGTTCTGAACGATGAGGTCTTCCGGCTTCTTCGAGACATGATTTATGAGATCTCGGGGATTTATTTCTCCGATGATTCGAAGTTCATCATGGAAAGCCGATTGCAGCAAAGCGTCAAGCGGAAACAGTTCGATAATTTCCGTGATTATTATTATTTTTTAAAATACGACCTGAAAAGGGATGAGGAGCTGGCTTCTTTAATCGACATTATCACCATCCATGAAACCTACTTCTTTCGCGAGAATCATCAGCTTCAGACGTTTAGTCAGGAGATCTTTCCGGAACTGGCCCATATGGAGGAAAAAACAAAACAGTTGAAGATCTGGAGCGCGGGCTGCTCCACCGGCGAGGAGCCGTATACCCTCTCCATGTTAATCCTGGAAAGTCCGTTATTCCATGATTGGAACGTTGAAATTTATGCCAGCGATATCAGCCAAAATGTCCTTCAGAGCGCGCGACGCGGAATTTACCAGCCGACCTCCTTCCGCTCCATGGACCCCTATTTTCAAAAGAAGTATTTCACGAAAGAAACGGCCGGATTTAAAATCAACGATCGGGTAAAAAAAAATGTCACTTTTCTCCACCTGAACCTGAACGACCGGGAGAGATGGATTCTGCTTCCCGCAGTGAACGCGGTCTTCTGCCGGAATGTGATTATCTACTTTGACATGACCGTTAAGAAGCGGGTGGTCGAGGGGTTTTACGGAAAGCTGAAAGAAGGGGGGTATCTCCTCCTCGGCCATTCCGAGTCGTTGATGAATCTCTCCACCCATTATGCGTTAAAACATTTTAAGAACGATCTCGTGTACCAAAAGCCGTTTCTGGCAAAGAATGGATGA
- a CDS encoding HEAT repeat domain-containing protein, producing the protein MRLSALNALAGLPDASVIDPAITALGDSDWRVRKMAAAILLEGVDRNRIVHQLIDRLSGEKNIGMRNAAVEVFIQFGKTSVDPLLFSLRRTDDEVKKLIIDTLGEIKERKAVPPLVALFSDQNENIAASAVEALGKIGDPVSVPPLLEILTRENPLLVFSAVKALEQIGDSRAVEPLIGLLAKNPYRRAVLEALGTMGDMRVLEALTAALQSGSKSIRCSALKAIAALESRQSTTDRAVIHRRVKEVYQDSTCALLDEAVQDADSFLRRAAIRMYGWVAEARSVSILIPLINSECREEALSALVSIGKEHIEPLIAGLSGQDDVVREVMATVFGRIGGRRVVPALLELLQDRSGHVRQSAAAALGEVGDPGTIGALLPVLTDVYPNVQESAVKALLQMKEALPRTTLLDYLRHDSSALRSNAAFLLGRVREEKAIAPLRFLLSDPEQSVRKAAVAALGCFHSPEVSQHILLALGDESADVRLAALKILAGDEIGHLANLADTLHPLVHDENIWVRSAIAPILARVEEEKARTLLLELLSDRVGAVKISTLSVLGERREKWALPLILAETNNPDLDVKKAAILALGLLSEPSVVPLLQSFLSDLNWTVRVASIRAIGRLRDRSSILRLKEMADSDSDPMVRETARQCLSQIESESGPMLIGNE; encoded by the coding sequence GTGAGACTCTCCGCATTGAATGCGTTGGCCGGTCTTCCCGATGCCTCGGTCATCGACCCCGCCATCACCGCGTTGGGCGATTCCGATTGGAGGGTTCGGAAAATGGCGGCCGCCATCCTGCTGGAGGGGGTCGATCGAAATCGGATCGTTCATCAACTGATCGACCGTCTCAGCGGAGAGAAGAATATCGGGATGCGGAATGCGGCGGTCGAGGTCTTTATTCAGTTCGGAAAAACCTCTGTCGATCCCCTCCTTTTTTCACTTCGCCGCACCGATGACGAGGTCAAGAAGCTGATCATCGATACGCTGGGTGAAATCAAGGAGAGAAAGGCCGTCCCCCCCTTGGTGGCCCTCTTCTCGGATCAAAACGAGAATATCGCCGCTTCGGCGGTCGAAGCCTTGGGAAAAATCGGAGATCCCGTGTCGGTCCCGCCGCTGTTGGAGATTTTAACGCGGGAGAATCCGCTTCTCGTCTTCTCGGCGGTGAAGGCCCTGGAGCAAATCGGCGATTCCCGTGCGGTGGAGCCGCTGATCGGTCTTCTGGCGAAGAATCCGTACAGACGGGCCGTCCTGGAAGCGCTCGGGACGATGGGAGACATGCGGGTCTTGGAGGCGTTGACGGCGGCCCTTCAATCGGGCTCAAAGAGCATCCGCTGCTCCGCCCTGAAGGCGATCGCCGCATTGGAATCGAGACAATCGACGACCGATCGCGCCGTGATTCATCGCCGTGTGAAGGAAGTCTACCAAGATTCGACCTGCGCCCTTCTCGACGAAGCCGTCCAGGATGCAGATTCCTTTTTGAGGCGGGCCGCAATCCGTATGTACGGATGGGTGGCGGAGGCCCGAAGCGTTTCAATCCTCATTCCGCTGATCAACAGTGAATGCCGGGAGGAAGCCCTCTCTGCGCTCGTTTCAATCGGCAAGGAGCATATCGAGCCGCTCATCGCCGGATTGTCCGGACAGGACGACGTTGTTCGGGAGGTCATGGCGACCGTCTTCGGAAGGATCGGGGGGCGCCGGGTGGTTCCGGCTCTCTTGGAACTGTTGCAAGATCGCAGCGGCCATGTTCGCCAATCGGCCGCGGCCGCCTTGGGAGAAGTCGGAGATCCCGGAACGATCGGCGCGTTGTTGCCCGTTCTGACCGATGTTTACCCGAACGTACAGGAGAGTGCGGTCAAGGCGTTGCTGCAGATGAAGGAGGCCCTCCCCCGGACGACACTCCTTGATTATCTACGCCACGATTCTTCGGCGCTTCGCAGCAACGCCGCTTTTCTCTTGGGACGGGTGAGAGAGGAAAAAGCGATCGCACCCTTGCGGTTCCTCCTCAGCGATCCGGAGCAGAGCGTTCGAAAAGCGGCTGTCGCCGCCTTGGGTTGTTTCCATTCACCGGAGGTGAGCCAACATATTCTCCTCGCCCTGGGTGATGAGTCTGCCGATGTTCGTCTGGCGGCGCTCAAGATTTTAGCGGGGGATGAGATCGGGCACCTTGCCAATCTGGCAGACACCCTGCATCCGCTTGTTCACGACGAGAATATCTGGGTTCGGTCGGCGATCGCTCCGATTTTGGCCCGGGTCGAGGAAGAAAAGGCCCGAACCCTCCTGCTCGAATTGCTCTCGGACCGGGTCGGCGCCGTGAAAATCTCCACCCTTTCCGTTCTCGGCGAACGCCGGGAAAAATGGGCGCTCCCGCTCATTTTAGCCGAGACAAACAATCCGGACCTCGATGTAAAGAAAGCGGCTATTTTGGCTTTGGGTCTTCTGAGCGAGCCCTCGGTGGTTCCACTCCTCCAAAGTTTTCTGAGCGATCTGAATTGGACCGTCCGGGTGGCCTCGATTCGGGCAATCGGTCGCCTTCGGGATCGCTCGTCGATCCTTCGATTAAAAGAGATGGCCGATTCCGATTCGGATCCGATGGTTCGTGAAACCGCGCGCCAGTGCCTCTCTCAGATCGAATCGGAGAGCGGACCCATGTTGATTGGAAACGAATGA